GGGTCGTCAGTGCAGGCTGCAATAATCATCGGTATCCTCCATTGACTTGGATGTTGAAATGGTCCCGCGGATCAGAGGGAGATGCGCAGGTAGTAGGGCTGGTCGCTCGGCGGGCCGTAGCGGCCGAAAAGCTCCGCGATCCTGGATGCTGTTTGTTTGTCCGACAGGTTCAGGGATGCCGAAAGGAAGGTCGAAGCGATGCTGAAATTCCCCGCACTTCGCCCGTCCGTCACATTCAGGCAGGTCAGGTAGAGGTGGATCTCGGCGGGGTCGCTTTGATCCAGGATGAGGCAGTTGAATGCCGTCGGTTCGCCATACTTGCTCAGATAGGAACTGATCGGCTTCGCCAGACTGACGGGCGCCTTACCTCCACCTGCGGCATTGGCGCAGATCGACGCAAGGGCGCCGGGCAAATCGCTAACGGGCATTGTGCGGTTCAGCGTTTGCGACGTCGTCGCGCTTTCCACCTGGTTCGGGACCATCTGCACGGCATTCTGCCAGGTACGCGGATCCAGGTTTCGAGATGGGTCTTCAGATAGTTTTTGGATCAGGGCAGAGCAGATCCTCTCCGCTTGGAGCGGATCGCTGCTCTTGGGTCCGACCACCGAAAAAAGACCCGCAGCAGTTTTCGCGAATGCGTTCATGTCGGTTTCCTTCCGGGAACGGCAGCGAAGAGCGCCAGCCAGCGCGACAGAGCATCGGCACCCAGCAGAGTTTTGCCGGATAGCCTCATCGCCTTGGCGAAGCGGGCGCGCTTCGAACCGCACCGTGGTTCGATGAGCTGCGTTA
The sequence above is drawn from the Sinorhizobium chiapasense genome and encodes:
- a CDS encoding glutamate acetyltransferase; the protein is MNAFAKTAAGLFSVVGPKSSDPLQAERICSALIQKLSEDPSRNLDPRTWQNAVQMVPNQVESATTSQTLNRTMPVSDLPGALASICANAAGGGKAPVSLAKPISSYLSKYGEPTAFNCLILDQSDPAEIHLYLTCLNVTDGRSAGNFSIASTFLSASLNLSDKQTASRIAELFGRYGPPSDQPYYLRISL